In the genome of Phacochoerus africanus isolate WHEZ1 chromosome 10, ROS_Pafr_v1, whole genome shotgun sequence, one region contains:
- the LRRC66 gene encoding leucine-rich repeat-containing protein 66 — MIQRESEPLENSLRSKGMMKNLCFRILTMIIGLCLTGTMTNPSRQSSNLFNSERQWNRYLPTEHSAAGKHATPVDTQVAATVDTSSNFFRGLLQMHMRKEEWNIKHLDLSNSLIPKITFSSLAHFHSLEVLNLSNNTIHSVSLDLPSVKSSWVKRHQGSLRNGLPFLKLLILKGNKLGSIPKGLWKLKSLQSLDLSFNGISEIGISDFHSCLQLENLHLKSNKIFRIHPAAFKDLKKLQVVDLSNNALTTILPMIIVALELPHLQANLADNQWQCDNSVAVFQNFISESWREKWNTVCNKSTGKEEAYQWAPKSRTSGETRLPRINLNHPKSLGRSNAESPGEAGLFSLGKTDPARPEAGEQQRRLRRRVRSTQDGQTAGRKEAASSSQDLTLAVCLAVFITFLVAFCLGAFARPYVDRLWQQRCQKKSPGSGAVYSNQGFYDEIDTLGNTQQPRTDRHQTFQDVNLYENQAPGWRTEASPHTDVALKGTLQQSRKEPGGQQERGQCRDPSGSGSRRDEKLPNHSAVWPDLRAQPDAEYTQVTWAGQDHLHRDDIPAEGNYDPGAREVSPSEPSVGIAAEAVGLQNGPGSIQKDFNESALAQSRRISMKMMAPLSEMPTHTEAPRPGENEGRWAAGHLPSGFFKENLLSAQQQRLKGLGTEAELPSHHTAATLSDPGHMDPSPPALPPGWRRDPHVTPANKEPEQKHASEAWYELDSNSDSDEGSLFTLSSSSEDWRHMAEEEEALGEESGTAPGPLEDEDSGERRDNVMSLESLGHKCETQEDRSEKALISNPVSGLFETHLESASNISKFEDPLTSPGSVGHSPCSHEIPGMSIYEYISALQPQPVEWHCSLRDLEFSNVDILPPTPAFSAEVPSDPDDRAGHEGDVDIYN, encoded by the exons ATGATTCAGAGAGAGAGCGAGCCGCTTGAAAACTCCCTAAGGAGCAAAG GCATGATGAAAAACCTGTGTTTCCGAATCCTCACCATGATTATAGGTCTTTGTTTGACTGGTACAATGACAAACCCATCAAGACAAAGCAGTAATTTATTCAATTCTGAGCGCCAATGGAACAGATATCTTCCGACAGAGCATTCTGCTGCTGGAAAGCATGCGACACCCGTGGATACACAGGTAGCAGCCACAGTGGATACAAGTTCCAATTTCTTTAGGGGTCTCTTACAAATGCACatgagaaaagaagaatggaatatAAAACATCTGGACCTCAGTAACAGTCTCATACCAAAAATCACCTTCAGCTCTCTTGCACATTTTCACAGCTTGGAAGTACTGAACCTCAGCAATAACACCATCCACTCCGTGTCATTGGACCTACCCAGTGTTAAGTCGTCATGGGTGAAGCGCCACCAAGGCAGCTTGAGAAACGGGCTTCCATTTCTAAAGTTGCTCATTCTCAAAGGAAATAAACTCGGCAGCATTCCCAAGG gGCTATGGAAACTGAAGTCATTACAGAGTTTGGATCTATCATTCAATGGGATATCAGAAATTGGTATATCTGATTTTCATAGCTGCCTGCAACTGGAAAACCTCCACTTAAAAAGCAACAAGATATTCAGAATCCATCCAGCAGCCTTCAAGGACCTAAAAAAATTACAG GTTGTAGACCTCAGCAACAATGCTCTGACCACCATCCTGCCGATGATAATCGTGGCTCTAGAACTTCCCCACCTACAGGCCAACTTGGCTGATAACCAGTGGCAGTGTGACAACAGCGTGGCAGtcttccaaaattttatttcagaatccTGGAGGGAAAAGTGGAACACAGTTTGCAACAAGTCCACAG ggaaggaagaggcatACCAGTGGGCCCCCAAAAGCAGAACATCAGGAGAGACCCGCCTCCCTCGCATTAACCTGAACCACCCGAAAAGCCTTGGAAGGAGCAACGCTGAGAGCCCCGGAGAGGCTGGCTTGTTCTCTCTGGGGAAGACAGATCCTGCCCGCCCTGAGGCCGGTGAGCAGCAGAGACGGCTGCGCAGACGGGTTAGGAGCACCCAGGATGGGCAAACTGCTGGCAGAAAGGAAGCGGCTTCCTCTTCCCAGGACCTCACCCTGGCCGTCTGCCTGGCCGTCTTCATCACATTCCTCGTGGCTTTCTGCCTGGGGGCTTTTGCCAGGCCTTATGTTGACAGACTGTGGCAACAGAGATGCCAGAAAAAAAGTCCAGGCTCCGGAGCGGTGTACTCCAACCAGGGCTTCTACGATGAAATTGACACTCTGGGGAACACACAGCAGCCAAGGACAGATCGACACCAAACTTTCCAGGATGTAAACCTCTATGAGAACCAAGCCCCCGGCTGGAGGACAGAGGCCAGCCCACACACGGATGTTGCTCTTAAGGGCACGCTGCAACAGAGCAGAAAGGAGCCTGGTGGCCAGCAGGAAAGGGGACAATGCAGGGACCCCAGTGGGTCAGGAAGTAGAAGGGATGAGAAGCTCCCAAATCACAGCGCGGTCTGGCCCGATCTCCGAGCCCAGCCCGATGCTGAGTATACCCAAGTTACATGGGCAGGACAGGACCATCTCCACAGGGATGACATTCCTGCAGAAGGAAACTATGACCCCGGAGCCAGGGAAGTCTCCCCTAGTGAGCCCTCAGTGGGCATCGCTGCCGAAGCCGTGGGATTGCAAAACGGCCCTGGCTCAATCCAGAAGGATTTCAATGAGTCAGCCCTGGCTCAATCCAGAAGGATTTCAATGAAAATGATGGCTCCTCTCTCGGAAATGCCAACGCACACAGAAGCTCCGAGGCCTGGCGAGAATGAGGGAAGATGGGCTGCTGGACACTTACCTTCTGGGTTTTTTAAGGAGAACTTGCTGAGCGCACAGCAGCAAAGGCTCAAGGGCTtggggacagaggcagagctTCCCTCCCACCACACTGCAGCCACACTCAGTGACCCAGGACACATGGACCCGTCCCCGCCTGCTCTCCCTCCAGGGTGGCGCCGGGACCCGCATGTCACTCCCGCTAACAAGGAACCAGAGCAAAAGCATGCTTCTGAAGCTTGGTACGAGTTAGACTCCAACTCTGATTCTGACGAAGGGTCTTTATTTACTCTAAGTTCAAGTTCAGAGGACTGGAGACACATGGCTGAGGAGGAAGAAGCCCTTGGCGAGGAGAGCGGGACAGCCCCCGGGCCCCTGGAAGACGAGGACTCAGGGGAAAGGAGAGACAACGTCATGTCATTAGAAAGCCTTGGGCACAAATGTGAGACTCAGGAAGATCGTTCTGAAAAAGCTCTCATCTCCAATCCAGTCTCCGGTTTGTTCGAGACTCACCTAGAAAGCGCCTCTAACATCAGTAAATTTGAGGATCCATTGACCTCGCCAGGGTCCGTGGGCCACAGTCCGTGCAGTCATGAGATCCCTGGCATGTCCATTTATGAGTACATCTCAGCTCTTCAGCCCCAGCCAGTAGAGTGGCATTGCTCACTTAGAGACTTGGAATTTTCAAATGTGGATATTTTACCTCCAACACCAGCATTTTCAGCCGAAGTTCCCTCAGATCCTGATGACAGAGCTGGTCACGAAGGAGATGTGGACATTTATAACTAA
- the SGCB gene encoding beta-sarcoglycan yields the protein MAAAAAAAAAEQQSSNGPVKKSMREKAVERRNVNKEHNSNFKAGYIPIDEDRLHKTGLRGRKGNLAICVIILLFILAVINLIITLVIWAVIRIGPNGCDSMEFHESGLLRFKQVSDMGVIHPLYKSTVGGRRNENLVITGNNQPIVFQQGTTKLSVEKNKTSITSDIGMQFFDPRTQNILFSTDYETHEFHLPSGVKSLNVQKASTERITSNATSDLNIKVDGRAIVRGNEGVFIMGKTIEFHMGGNMELKAENSIILNGTVTVSTTRLPSSSSGDQFGSGDWVRYKLCMCADGTLFKVQVTGQNMGCQTSDNPCGDTR from the exons caaAGTTCCAATGGTCCTGTAAAGAAGTCCATGCGTGAGAAGGCGGTTGAGAGAAGGAACGTCAACAAAGAGCACAATAGTAACTTTAAAGCCGGATATATTCCAATCGATGAAGATCGCCTGCATAAGACGGGgctgagagggagaaagggcaATTTAGCCATCTGTGTGATTATCCTCCTGTTTATCCTGGCTGTCATCAATTTAATC ATAACACTTGTTATCTGGGCTGTGATTCGCATTGGACCAAATGGCTGTGACAGCATGGAATTTCATGAAAGTGGTCTGCTTCGATTCAAGCAAGTATCTGACATGGGAGTTATACATCCTCTTTATAAAAGCACAGTGGGAGGAAGGCGAAATGAAAATTTAGTCATCACTGGCAACAATCAGCCT ATTGTTTTCCAGCAAGGGACAACAAAGCTCAGtgtagaaaagaacaaaacttcTATTACAAGCGACATTGGTATGCAGTTTTTTGACCCAAGGACTCAGAATATCTTATTCAGCACGGACTATGAGACTCATGAGTTTCATTTGCCAAGTGGAGTGAAAAGTTTGAATGTTCAAAAAGCATCTACCGAAAGG attaCCAGCAATGCTACTAGTGACTTAAATATAAAAGTTGATGGACGTGCTATTGTGCGTGGAAATGAAGGAGTATTCATTATGGGCAAAACCATTGAATTTCACATGGGTGGTAATATGGAGTTAAAGGCT GAAAACAGCATCATCCTAAACGGAACTGTGACAGTCAGCACCACTCGCCTGCCCAGTTCCTCCAGCGGAGACCAGTTCGGCAGTGGTGACTGGGTGCGCTACAAGCTCTGCATGTGCGCTGACGGGACCCTCTTCAAAGTACAGGTGACGGGCCAGAACATGGGCTGCCAAACCTCAGACAACCCCTGTGGAGACACTCGTTAG